A genomic segment from Actinomadura hallensis encodes:
- a CDS encoding AMP-binding protein: MGSALREWLEKPNSERGVHLAADDGGWEYRDYGDLASAARRTAAALIEEGVRPGDVVCMILPTDFTCIETYYAVWAAGATVCLITPPLFQDGDDYVAHVAAILRQASPALVIASKDLSEYAARAMAEAGVEGRPWRPRQAADEAEVQPAGELALLQFTSGSSGAPRGVMVTWANLEANSELIARTAGYEDGDVVATWLPLYHDMGLIGTFITPIARQGMLRLMRPDHFIRDPARWIRCFAEAAHTAAPPFAYAYCARRVKPEQLEGLDLSGWKMALIGAEPIDPHALEVFAQLVEPYGFSRTMFKPAYGMAETTLLVTMDSEPRPPLAVRPDPDSLSFGEPVRILEQHRLGPELLGAKAGWVVGCGAPESDVPVAIVDDEGRELGEGLLGEIVVGGPSACPGYYAGAEAKSTRFMDGKVYTGDAGFFHEGQLFVLGRMGDSIKVRGRSVYVEDIEAKIAEVSGLGKGRIAAVAVPDAGRKGVALFAETQDESWADDVREMLRRRLGDDVELTIIVGTGLIHRTSSGKPRRRYMWERLRAGKMDGARVL; this comes from the coding sequence ATGGGATCTGCGCTGCGCGAATGGCTGGAGAAGCCCAACAGCGAACGCGGCGTTCACCTTGCGGCCGACGACGGCGGGTGGGAGTACCGCGACTACGGCGACCTGGCCTCCGCCGCGCGCCGCACCGCCGCCGCGCTGATCGAGGAGGGCGTCCGGCCCGGCGACGTCGTCTGCATGATCCTGCCCACGGACTTCACCTGCATCGAGACGTACTACGCGGTGTGGGCCGCGGGCGCGACCGTGTGCCTCATCACGCCGCCGCTGTTCCAGGACGGGGACGACTACGTCGCGCACGTCGCGGCGATCCTGCGGCAGGCGTCCCCGGCGCTGGTGATCGCGTCCAAGGACCTGTCCGAGTACGCGGCGCGGGCCATGGCCGAGGCGGGCGTCGAGGGCCGGCCCTGGCGGCCGCGGCAGGCCGCGGACGAGGCCGAGGTGCAGCCCGCGGGCGAGCTGGCGCTGCTCCAGTTCACGTCCGGGTCCAGCGGCGCGCCCCGCGGCGTCATGGTCACCTGGGCCAACCTCGAGGCCAACAGCGAGCTGATCGCGCGGACCGCCGGATACGAGGACGGCGACGTCGTCGCCACGTGGCTGCCGCTCTACCACGACATGGGCCTCATCGGGACGTTCATCACGCCGATCGCGCGGCAGGGCATGCTGCGGCTGATGCGGCCCGACCACTTCATCCGCGACCCCGCACGGTGGATCCGGTGCTTCGCCGAGGCCGCGCACACGGCGGCGCCGCCGTTCGCGTACGCGTACTGCGCGCGGCGCGTCAAGCCGGAGCAGCTGGAGGGCCTCGACCTGTCGGGATGGAAGATGGCGCTGATCGGCGCCGAGCCCATCGACCCGCACGCCCTGGAGGTGTTCGCGCAGCTCGTCGAGCCGTACGGGTTCTCCCGGACGATGTTCAAACCCGCCTACGGCATGGCGGAGACGACGCTGCTGGTCACCATGGACAGCGAGCCGCGGCCCCCGCTGGCCGTCCGGCCCGACCCCGACTCGCTGTCGTTCGGGGAGCCGGTCCGGATCCTGGAGCAGCACCGGCTGGGGCCGGAGCTGCTCGGCGCCAAGGCCGGATGGGTCGTGGGCTGCGGCGCCCCGGAGAGCGACGTCCCGGTCGCCATCGTCGACGACGAGGGCCGGGAGCTGGGAGAGGGGCTGCTCGGCGAGATCGTCGTCGGGGGGCCGTCCGCGTGCCCCGGGTACTACGCGGGCGCCGAGGCCAAGTCGACGCGTTTCATGGACGGGAAGGTCTACACCGGCGACGCCGGGTTCTTCCACGAGGGGCAGCTGTTCGTCCTGGGCCGGATGGGCGACAGCATCAAGGTCCGCGGCCGGTCCGTGTACGTCGAGGACATCGAGGCGAAGATCGCCGAGGTGAGCGGGCTCGGGAAGGGCCGCATCGCCGCCGTCGCCGTCCCCGACGCGGGACGCAAGGGCGTCGCGCTGTTCGCCGAGACGCAGGACGAGTCGTGGGCGGACGACGTGCGCGAGATGCTGCGCCGCCGCCTCGGCGACGACGTCGAGCTGACGATCATCGTCGGGACCGGGCTGATCCACCGCACCTCCAGCGGGAAGCCGCGCCGCCGCTACATGTGGGAGCGGCTCCGCGCCGGGAAGATGGACGGCGCACGCGTCCTGTGA
- a CDS encoding DUF3054 domain-containing protein gives MRSGWAAVLDVLCVLVFIAIGRATHEEGASLVGYAGTVWPFLVALGAGWAAGRVWRRPESLLRSGVVVWVTTLAGGMALRVLSGDTAATAFIVVAAGFLGLTMLGWRGLAQVPPVRRSLSRQA, from the coding sequence ATGCGGAGTGGTTGGGCTGCGGTGCTCGATGTCCTGTGCGTGCTCGTGTTCATCGCCATCGGGCGGGCCACGCATGAGGAGGGCGCGAGCCTCGTCGGGTACGCCGGGACGGTGTGGCCGTTCCTCGTCGCGCTCGGTGCCGGGTGGGCCGCCGGGCGGGTCTGGCGCAGGCCCGAGTCGCTGCTGCGGTCGGGGGTCGTCGTGTGGGTGACGACCCTGGCCGGGGGGATGGCGCTGCGGGTCCTGTCGGGGGACACCGCCGCCACCGCGTTCATCGTCGTGGCCGCCGGGTTCCTGGGGCTCACGATGCTCGGGTGGCGGGGTCTCGCGCAGGTGCCGCCGGTGCGCAGGAGCCTCTCGCGCCAGGCGTGA
- the pruA gene encoding L-glutamate gamma-semialdehyde dehydrogenase codes for MDAVTNVPTPANEPVRGYAPGSPERARLQAELAEQAAQAPIDLPMTIGGRHRLGGGPKVAVVQPHRHASVLGHFGTATEDDARDAVDAALKAAPDWRDLPFDDRAAIFLRAADLLAGPWREKLLAATMLGQSKTVQQAEIDTPCELVDFWRFNVHYARDILAEQPISGPGVWNRADHRPLEGFVYAVTPFNFTAIAGNLPTAPALMGNVVVWKPSPTQTYSAVLLMRLLEAAGLPPGVINLVTGDGRAVSDVALAHPELAGIHFTGSTATFRHLWKTVAANIDGYRGYPRLVGETGGKDFVVAHPSADRRILRTALIRGAYEYQGQKCSAASRAYIPRSIWDDGFKDELAAETDALTMGDVTDLTNFMGAVIDERAYAKNKAAIDRAHADPHVRILAGGTYDDTTGYFIRPTLLESPDPGNDIFTTEYFGPILAVHVYEDDQYEQMLAQMENAAPYALTGAIIADDRAAAARTAHTLRYAAGNLYINDKPTGAVVGQQPFGGARASGTNDKAGSKLNLLRWTSPRTIKETFVPPTDHRYPHMG; via the coding sequence ATGGACGCCGTCACCAACGTCCCCACACCGGCCAACGAACCCGTGCGCGGCTACGCCCCCGGCAGCCCCGAACGCGCCCGGCTCCAAGCCGAACTCGCCGAACAGGCCGCGCAGGCCCCGATCGACCTCCCCATGACGATCGGCGGACGACACCGCCTCGGCGGCGGACCCAAAGTCGCCGTCGTGCAGCCGCACCGCCACGCGTCCGTCCTCGGACATTTCGGCACCGCCACCGAGGACGACGCCAGAGACGCCGTCGACGCGGCACTGAAAGCCGCACCGGACTGGCGAGACCTCCCCTTCGACGACCGCGCCGCGATCTTCCTGCGCGCCGCCGACCTGCTGGCCGGACCATGGCGCGAGAAACTGCTCGCCGCGACCATGCTCGGCCAATCCAAGACCGTCCAGCAGGCCGAGATCGACACCCCCTGCGAACTCGTCGACTTCTGGCGCTTCAACGTCCACTACGCCCGCGACATCCTCGCCGAACAGCCGATCAGCGGCCCCGGCGTCTGGAACCGCGCCGACCACCGGCCCCTCGAAGGGTTCGTCTACGCCGTCACCCCGTTCAACTTCACCGCCATCGCCGGCAACCTCCCCACCGCCCCCGCCCTCATGGGCAACGTCGTCGTGTGGAAACCGTCCCCGACGCAGACCTACTCCGCCGTCCTGCTCATGCGGCTCCTCGAAGCCGCCGGCCTCCCGCCCGGCGTCATCAACCTCGTCACCGGCGACGGACGCGCCGTCTCCGACGTCGCCCTCGCCCACCCCGAACTCGCCGGAATCCACTTCACCGGCTCCACCGCCACATTCCGGCACCTCTGGAAGACCGTGGCCGCCAACATCGACGGCTACCGCGGATACCCGCGGCTCGTCGGCGAAACCGGAGGAAAGGACTTCGTCGTCGCCCACCCCTCCGCCGACCGCCGCATCCTCAGAACGGCGCTCATCCGCGGCGCCTACGAATACCAGGGGCAGAAATGCTCCGCCGCATCACGCGCCTACATTCCCCGATCCATCTGGGACGACGGCTTCAAGGACGAACTCGCCGCCGAAACCGACGCCCTCACCATGGGAGACGTCACCGACCTCACCAACTTCATGGGCGCCGTCATCGACGAACGCGCCTACGCCAAGAACAAGGCCGCCATCGACCGGGCCCACGCCGACCCCCACGTCCGGATCCTCGCCGGCGGAACCTACGACGACACCACCGGCTACTTCATCCGCCCCACACTCCTCGAATCCCCCGACCCCGGCAACGACATCTTCACAACCGAATACTTCGGCCCCATCCTCGCCGTCCACGTCTACGAAGACGACCAGTACGAACAAATGCTCGCCCAAATGGAGAACGCCGCGCCCTACGCCCTCACCGGCGCGATCATCGCCGACGACCGCGCCGCCGCGGCCCGCACCGCCCACACCCTCCGCTACGCCGCCGGCAACCTCTACATCAACGACAAACCCACCGGCGCCGTCGTCGGCCAGCAGCCCTTCGGCGGCGCCCGCGCCTCCGGCACCAACGACAAGGCCGGCTCCAAACTCAACCTCCTCCGCTGGACGTCCCCCCGGACGATCAAGGAGACCTTCGTCCCGCCCACCGACCACCGCTACCCCCACATGGGCTGA
- a CDS encoding proline dehydrogenase family protein, whose translation MPNSLLLAAARSSRLRDLVTSMPLSKGVVDRFVAGEGLDGAVRAVRELAADGLAVTLDHLGEDTRDPRQARRTRDAYLRLISVFEEQGLADGADASVKLSALGQALPGDLALDHARDVCAAAARAGMTVTLDMEDHTTVDSTLDVLGKLRADFPWVGVAVQAMLRRSEGDLRELAGSRVRLVKGAYAEPVSVAYQDKRDIDLAYVRGLRTLMRGNGYPMVATHDPRIIDIASALAAERPPGTYEFQMLYGIRTAEQKRLARRHRMRVYVPYGADWYGYFMRRLAERPANLAFFLRSLVTR comes from the coding sequence ATGCCGAACTCGCTCCTTCTCGCCGCCGCACGCAGCTCCCGGCTGCGCGACCTGGTCACTTCCATGCCGCTCAGCAAAGGCGTCGTCGACCGGTTCGTCGCCGGGGAAGGGCTGGACGGCGCGGTCCGGGCCGTCCGCGAACTCGCGGCGGACGGGCTCGCCGTCACCCTCGACCACCTCGGCGAGGACACGCGCGACCCGCGGCAGGCGCGGCGCACCCGAGACGCCTACCTGCGGCTGATCTCGGTCTTCGAGGAGCAGGGGCTCGCGGACGGGGCCGACGCCTCGGTGAAGCTGTCCGCCCTGGGACAGGCGCTCCCGGGAGACCTCGCGCTCGACCACGCGCGGGACGTCTGCGCCGCCGCCGCACGCGCCGGGATGACGGTCACCCTCGACATGGAAGACCACACGACCGTCGACTCCACACTGGACGTCCTCGGCAAGCTCCGCGCCGACTTCCCCTGGGTCGGAGTCGCCGTCCAGGCGATGCTGCGGCGCAGCGAAGGCGACCTCCGCGAACTGGCCGGATCGCGGGTCCGGCTGGTCAAAGGCGCCTACGCCGAGCCCGTCTCGGTCGCATACCAGGACAAGCGCGACATCGACCTCGCCTACGTCAGGGGCCTGCGGACGCTCATGCGCGGCAACGGATACCCCATGGTCGCCACCCACGACCCCCGCATCATCGACATCGCGTCGGCGCTCGCCGCCGAAAGGCCGCCCGGAACGTACGAATTCCAAATGCTCTACGGAATCCGGACCGCCGAACAGAAACGGCTCGCACGGCGCCACCGCATGCGCGTCTACGTCCCGTACGGAGCCGACTGGTACGGGTACTTCATGCGGCGCCTCGCCGAACGCCCCGCCAACCTCGCCTTCTTCCTCCGCTCCCTCGTGACCCGCTGA
- a CDS encoding PucR family transcriptional regulator, producing MDLQEITEHVAALLRAPATLEDRDFHLVAYAAHDDTIDPVRLESILHRRATEAVRARFERHGIARAAGPVRIPADRSLNQLGRLCLPVRWNNVTYGYLWLLDDEERITPAEAAEAMPLCDRAGLLMARQARERDDLGWKVADLLSTHPDARTQAADDLTDAGVATPPFTVAVLRTPTPVPLNPWLLPHSVLTTFWQRDHVLLIPDSASTRTTLDRARLLLEERSVPVQAGVHSPCPSFADVHESWLRARVAARAAAPGETRDWTTLGVLRLLRTAGDEALSQATQTPGTARLLENEDLTETARTYLDLAGNAQKTAETLNIHRQTLYHRLRRIEALTDLSLTDGQDRLTLHLALTLNPHLTHQAHSTETNKT from the coding sequence TTGGACCTCCAGGAGATCACCGAACACGTGGCGGCCCTCCTCAGGGCGCCCGCCACCCTGGAGGACCGCGACTTCCACCTGGTCGCCTACGCCGCCCACGACGACACCATCGACCCCGTCCGGCTGGAGTCGATCCTGCATCGCCGTGCGACGGAGGCGGTCCGGGCCCGTTTCGAACGCCACGGCATCGCACGCGCCGCCGGTCCCGTCCGGATCCCCGCCGACCGTTCTTTGAACCAGCTGGGACGCCTGTGCCTGCCCGTCCGCTGGAACAACGTCACCTACGGCTACCTGTGGCTCCTGGACGACGAGGAGCGCATCACTCCCGCGGAGGCGGCCGAGGCGATGCCCCTCTGCGACCGCGCCGGCCTCCTCATGGCTCGCCAGGCCAGGGAACGCGACGACCTCGGCTGGAAGGTCGCCGACCTGCTCTCCACTCACCCCGACGCCCGCACACAAGCAGCCGACGACCTGACCGACGCGGGTGTGGCGACCCCGCCTTTCACTGTGGCGGTCCTACGGACCCCGACGCCGGTGCCACTGAACCCGTGGCTGCTCCCCCACTCCGTCCTGACGACGTTCTGGCAACGCGACCACGTGCTCCTGATCCCGGATTCGGCGTCCACCCGCACCACCCTCGACCGGGCGCGTCTCCTCCTGGAGGAACGCAGCGTCCCCGTCCAGGCCGGTGTCCACTCCCCTTGCCCGTCCTTCGCCGACGTCCACGAAAGCTGGCTCCGCGCCCGCGTGGCCGCCCGCGCCGCCGCCCCCGGGGAGACCCGCGACTGGACGACGCTGGGCGTCCTCCGCCTACTGAGAACCGCAGGCGACGAGGCCCTGAGCCAGGCCACCCAGACCCCCGGCACGGCCCGCCTGCTGGAGAACGAGGACCTGACCGAGACGGCCCGCACCTACCTGGACCTGGCGGGCAACGCCCAGAAGACGGCCGAGACCCTGAACATCCACCGCCAGACCCTCTACCACCGTCTACGCCGGATAGAGGCCCTGACGGACCTGTCCCTGACCGACGGCCAGGACCGCCTGACCCTCCACCTGGCCCTGACCCTCAACCCCCACCTGACTCACCAGGCTCACAGTACGGAAACGAACAAGACCTGA
- a CDS encoding YlbL family protein, translating to MPRRAATLTVASVIVLVLAVVGSLMPVPYVALTPGPTKNTLGNDDNGRPLIAIQGRKVYPTTGHLNFTTVTYRGGPGGRIDLFTALTGWLSGDTAIVPEETIFPKDESQKQIEQENTRQMQNSQQSAEAAALRHLGIPVTTRVVIEDVQKGRPADGVLEPGDEIIAVNGTEATSVTQIVDVMAANDIGDTVTVTYKRAGEEHKADLKTVADPTGERAVVGIVLTDQYKFPFKVDISVGDIGGPSAGLMFSLAIVDKLTPGPLTQGKFIAGTGTITPEGQVGAIGGIQQKMIAARQAGATIFLTPAGNCADAVAARPDGLRLVRADTLDSTIKAIEAINTGKGDVPTCPQ from the coding sequence ATGCCTCGCCGTGCCGCCACCCTCACCGTCGCGAGCGTGATCGTCCTCGTGCTCGCCGTCGTCGGGTCCCTCATGCCGGTGCCCTACGTGGCGCTGACCCCCGGACCCACGAAGAACACCCTCGGCAACGACGACAACGGGCGGCCCCTCATCGCCATCCAAGGCCGCAAGGTCTACCCCACCACCGGGCACCTCAACTTCACCACCGTCACCTACCGCGGCGGCCCCGGCGGACGCATCGACCTGTTCACCGCCCTCACCGGCTGGCTCTCCGGCGACACCGCCATCGTCCCCGAAGAAACGATCTTCCCGAAGGACGAGTCGCAGAAGCAGATCGAGCAGGAGAACACCCGCCAGATGCAGAACTCCCAGCAGAGCGCCGAAGCCGCCGCCCTGCGCCACCTCGGCATCCCCGTCACCACCCGCGTCGTCATCGAGGACGTCCAGAAGGGCCGCCCCGCCGACGGCGTCCTCGAACCCGGCGACGAGATCATCGCCGTCAACGGCACCGAAGCCACCAGCGTCACCCAGATCGTCGACGTCATGGCCGCCAACGACATCGGCGACACCGTCACCGTCACCTACAAGCGCGCCGGCGAAGAGCACAAAGCCGACCTCAAGACCGTCGCCGACCCCACCGGCGAACGCGCCGTCGTCGGCATCGTCCTCACCGACCAGTACAAGTTCCCCTTCAAGGTCGACATCAGCGTCGGCGACATCGGCGGCCCCTCCGCCGGCCTCATGTTCAGCCTCGCCATCGTCGACAAACTCACCCCCGGCCCCCTCACCCAGGGCAAATTCATCGCCGGCACCGGCACCATCACCCCCGAAGGCCAGGTCGGCGCCATCGGCGGCATCCAGCAGAAAATGATCGCCGCCCGCCAGGCCGGCGCCACCATCTTCCTCACCCCCGCCGGCAACTGCGCCGACGCCGTCGCCGCCCGCCCCGACGGCCTCCGCCTCGTCCGCGCCGACACCCTCGACTCCACCATCAAGGCCATCGAAGCCATCAACACCGGCAAAGGCGACGTCCCCACCTGCCCCCAATGA
- a CDS encoding molybdenum cofactor biosynthesis protein MoaE, whose translation MIRLLGVRETPLSLDEVYDAVQAPGAGAVAVFTGTVRDHDHARAVTALSYSAHPTAEQRLRAVMEKIAADHPVIALAAVHRVGDLRVGDIAVIAAASGAHRPETFDACRRLIDDLKAEVPIWKHQTFADGGDEWVGAC comes from the coding sequence GTGATCCGCCTCCTCGGCGTCCGCGAGACGCCCCTGTCGCTGGACGAGGTGTACGACGCCGTCCAGGCGCCCGGCGCCGGCGCCGTCGCCGTCTTCACCGGCACCGTCCGCGACCACGACCACGCCCGCGCCGTCACCGCCCTCTCCTACAGCGCCCACCCCACCGCCGAACAGCGGCTCCGCGCCGTCATGGAGAAGATCGCCGCCGACCACCCCGTCATCGCCCTCGCCGCCGTCCACCGCGTCGGCGACCTCCGCGTCGGCGACATCGCCGTCATCGCCGCCGCGTCCGGCGCCCACCGCCCCGAAACGTTCGACGCCTGCCGCCGCCTCATCGACGACCTCAAGGCCGAAGTCCCCATCTGGAAGCACCAGACCTTCGCCGACGGCGGAGACGAATGGGTCGGCGCCTGCTGA
- a CDS encoding PPA1309 family protein, which produces MGCVSLLEEVVLDLERHSAREGWDAAPRLYALVRSTELRRAEPDLADRLGLPPDADTLAALEQPALPERAGVEEALASIIWPDAVEGCALVIERVVLPPEAEAELPEDEAEAAEFAANHPGREDVRMVVGVLRDGERHSALRLRRHDSDDEVLTGPDLVPALSEALVATFEPDEPPEG; this is translated from the coding sequence ATGGGGTGCGTGAGCCTTCTGGAAGAAGTAGTACTCGACCTTGAACGCCATTCGGCCCGGGAGGGCTGGGACGCCGCGCCGCGCCTCTACGCCCTCGTCCGGAGCACCGAGCTGCGCCGCGCCGAACCCGACCTCGCCGACCGGCTCGGCCTGCCTCCCGATGCCGACACTCTAGCCGCACTCGAACAGCCCGCCCTACCCGAAAGAGCGGGCGTCGAAGAGGCCCTCGCCTCCATCATCTGGCCCGACGCCGTCGAAGGCTGCGCCCTCGTCATCGAAAGGGTCGTCCTGCCGCCCGAAGCCGAAGCCGAACTCCCCGAGGACGAGGCGGAGGCCGCCGAGTTCGCCGCCAACCACCCCGGGCGCGAGGACGTCCGCATGGTCGTCGGCGTCCTCCGCGACGGCGAACGCCACTCCGCGCTCCGGCTCCGCCGCCACGACAGCGACGACGAAGTCCTCACCGGACCCGACCTCGTCCCCGCCCTCTCCGAAGCGCTCGTCGCCACCTTCGAACCCGACGAACCGCCCGAAGGGTAG
- a CDS encoding UPF0182 family protein has protein sequence MLPILVVLAVLLTVFLVFTSVYTNLLWHRSIGFSDVYTTQLQAKVALFFGAGLLMTLVVGANVAVAYRLRPAYRPLSVEQQGLERYRAVIDPRRRLIAWSLLGVLGLLTGSSVAGQWPVWLAFLNRTSFGVKDPQFNKDVSFYVFTYPFLRLILGVVFATVILSIVAAVMVHYLYGGLRLQGPGDKASPPARAHLSVLFGVFILLKAVAYWLDRYGLVHSERGVTAGASYTDVNALLPAKTILAVIALLCAVMFFSNLLRRGMMLPGVGFTLLVLSAILLGGVYPLLIQQFQVKPDELAKEREFIARNIEATRKAYGVDGAKVVQYGQEPVTDEKKLREEADRLGGVRVLDPNVVGETFQQLQRIRPFYQFPDTLDVDRYEVDGKLVDTIVALRELSGAPEGDRSWVKDRMVYTHGYGFVSAFGDRFANGGVPDFITKNMPVSPEQKIKLERPEIYFGERSATYSVVGGRGQQELNYPDNSESGQQSSTYDGRGGIAIDSFFRKLLYATKFQDKNLLLSGAINDGAKLLYDRSPREMVQKAAPWLTIDGDPYPAVVNGRILWIVDGYTTANSYPYSEETSLEDATRDTITDTRSAVARQTDDRINYIRNSVKATVDAYDGTVHLYQWDENDPIAKTWMKVFDDTVQPRSSIPPELEAHFRYPQDLFKVQRKILAKYHVTDPSAFYNGEGFWEVPQDPAAKGKRQPPYYQSLRMPGQDSESFALTTVFNPRNNPQLAAFMAVGSTPGKDYGQIQILQMPRNAQPAGPGQVQNSFETDTKVKADLFALRQGGTKTVPGNLLTIPFGGSLLYVEPMYTMAAGGAENEPYPILGKILVRFGDKIAAADTLEEALEQVFGGSSAPASPPESEPEGGDDDQASAGGGGQQLSEDARKAIADLQKAVSDYEAAQKNGDYPGMGDAWKRIKDAQAALAAAQSRPADSPSPAASPSPTGSPPEN, from the coding sequence ATGCTGCCGATTCTGGTGGTGTTGGCGGTGCTGCTGACGGTGTTCCTGGTGTTCACGTCGGTGTACACCAACCTGCTGTGGCACCGCTCCATCGGCTTCTCGGACGTCTACACGACCCAGCTGCAGGCGAAGGTGGCGCTGTTCTTCGGGGCGGGGCTGCTGATGACGCTGGTGGTGGGCGCGAACGTGGCGGTGGCGTACCGGCTGCGGCCGGCGTACCGGCCGCTGTCGGTGGAGCAGCAGGGTCTGGAGCGCTACCGGGCCGTCATCGATCCGCGCCGCCGGCTGATCGCGTGGTCGTTGCTGGGCGTGCTGGGGCTGCTGACGGGCTCGTCGGTGGCGGGCCAGTGGCCGGTGTGGCTGGCGTTCCTGAACCGCACGTCGTTCGGCGTGAAGGACCCGCAGTTCAACAAGGACGTGTCCTTCTACGTCTTCACGTATCCGTTCCTGCGGCTGATCCTCGGCGTGGTGTTCGCGACGGTGATCCTGTCGATCGTCGCCGCGGTGATGGTGCACTACCTGTACGGGGGGCTGCGGCTGCAGGGTCCGGGCGACAAGGCCAGCCCGCCCGCGCGGGCCCACCTGTCGGTGCTGTTCGGCGTGTTCATCCTGTTGAAGGCGGTCGCGTACTGGCTCGACCGGTACGGGCTGGTGCATTCCGAACGTGGGGTCACGGCCGGCGCGTCGTACACGGACGTGAACGCGCTGTTGCCGGCGAAGACGATCCTCGCGGTGATCGCGCTGCTGTGCGCGGTCATGTTCTTCTCGAACCTGCTGCGCCGCGGGATGATGCTGCCCGGCGTCGGGTTCACGCTGCTGGTGCTGTCGGCGATCCTGCTGGGCGGGGTGTACCCGCTGCTGATCCAGCAGTTCCAGGTCAAGCCGGACGAGCTGGCGAAGGAGCGCGAGTTCATCGCGCGCAACATCGAGGCCACCCGCAAGGCGTACGGGGTGGACGGCGCGAAGGTCGTCCAGTACGGGCAGGAGCCCGTGACGGACGAGAAGAAGCTGCGCGAGGAGGCGGACCGGCTCGGCGGCGTCCGGGTCCTCGACCCGAACGTGGTGGGCGAGACGTTCCAGCAGCTGCAGCGGATCAGGCCGTTCTACCAGTTCCCCGACACGCTGGACGTGGACCGCTACGAGGTCGACGGCAAGCTCGTCGACACGATCGTGGCGCTGCGCGAGCTGTCGGGCGCGCCGGAGGGCGACCGCAGCTGGGTGAAGGACCGCATGGTCTACACGCACGGCTACGGGTTCGTGTCCGCGTTCGGGGACCGTTTCGCGAACGGCGGCGTCCCCGACTTCATCACGAAGAACATGCCGGTCTCCCCCGAGCAGAAGATCAAGCTGGAGCGGCCGGAGATCTACTTCGGGGAGCGTTCGGCGACGTACTCGGTGGTCGGCGGCCGCGGCCAGCAGGAGCTGAACTACCCGGACAACAGCGAGTCGGGGCAGCAGAGCAGCACCTATGACGGGCGGGGCGGCATCGCCATCGACTCGTTCTTCCGCAAGCTGCTGTACGCGACGAAGTTCCAGGACAAGAACCTCCTGCTGTCCGGCGCGATCAACGACGGCGCGAAGCTGCTGTACGACCGGTCGCCGCGGGAGATGGTGCAGAAGGCGGCGCCGTGGCTGACGATCGACGGCGACCCGTACCCGGCGGTGGTGAACGGCCGGATCCTGTGGATCGTGGACGGGTACACGACCGCGAACAGCTACCCGTACTCGGAGGAGACGAGCCTGGAGGACGCGACCCGCGACACCATCACCGACACGCGGTCGGCGGTGGCGCGGCAGACCGACGACCGGATCAACTACATCCGGAACTCGGTGAAGGCCACGGTGGACGCGTACGACGGCACCGTGCACCTGTACCAGTGGGACGAGAACGACCCGATCGCGAAGACCTGGATGAAGGTGTTCGACGACACCGTCCAGCCGCGCTCGTCGATCCCGCCCGAGCTGGAGGCGCACTTCCGCTACCCGCAGGACCTGTTCAAGGTGCAGCGGAAGATCCTGGCGAAGTACCACGTGACGGACCCGTCGGCGTTCTACAACGGCGAGGGCTTCTGGGAGGTGCCGCAGGACCCGGCCGCGAAGGGCAAGCGGCAGCCGCCGTACTACCAGAGCCTGCGGATGCCGGGCCAGGACTCGGAGTCGTTCGCGCTGACGACGGTGTTCAATCCGCGCAACAACCCGCAGCTGGCGGCGTTCATGGCGGTCGGGTCGACGCCGGGCAAGGACTACGGGCAGATCCAGATCCTGCAGATGCCGCGCAACGCGCAGCCGGCGGGTCCGGGGCAGGTGCAGAACTCGTTCGAGACGGACACGAAGGTGAAGGCCGACCTGTTCGCGTTGCGGCAGGGCGGCACGAAGACCGTGCCCGGCAACCTGCTGACGATCCCGTTCGGGGGCAGCCTGCTGTACGTCGAGCCGATGTACACGATGGCGGCGGGCGGTGCGGAGAACGAGCCGTACCCGATCCTCGGCAAGATCCTGGTGCGGTTCGGCGACAAGATCGCGGCGGCCGACACCCTTGAGGAGGCCCTGGAGCAGGTCTTCGGCGGCTCGTCGGCGCCGGCGTCTCCGCCGGAGTCCGAACCGGAGGGCGGCGACGACGACCAGGCGAGCGCCGGCGGCGGCGGGCAGCAGCTGAGCGAGGACGCGCGGAAGGCGATCGCCGATCTGCAGAAGGCCGTGTCGGACTACGAGGCCGCGCAGAAGAACGGCGACTACCCGGGGATGGGCGACGCCTGGAAGCGCATCAAGGACGCGCAGGCGGCGCTGGCGGCGGCGCAGTCGAGGCCGGCGGACTCGCCCAGCCCGGCGGCGTCACCGAGCCCGACGGGGTCTCCGCCGGAGAACTGA